The DNA segment ACTTCCATTCGTTGAGTGTCTCATGTTTGGCTCCCTTATCTCAGCCACGGATCCTGTCACAGTCCTGTCTATATTTCAGGTACTTCCTTTTGCTGATTTTCTGAGAGATTCTCTATTTTCGAAACAGGAGATGTCTACCACTTCTTACTACTGTATTGTTTTGCAGGAACTTGGATCGGATGTGAATTTGTATGCTCTGGTCTTTGGAGAATCGGTTTTGAATGATGCTGTTAGTAGTGTTTGAGTACTGATTTCTGATTCCTTAGATTAGaatgaaaaaatatcattttactTATTAggtttttctctttttgtatGTTGCTTTTGGAAGATGGCCATATCTCTGTACAGGTATGTAAGCTATTTCAAAATATACTGTGAAAGACGATATGGTAAGATATTCTAACCAGGCTTTAAAATGGGGTGCAGGACAATGTCCTTGGTAAGAAGTCAATCAGCTGGTCAGAATTTCTTTATGGTGATAGTCAGGTTTCTCGAAACCTTTGTCGGTTCAATGTCTGCAGGTTTGCTTCTGTCATATGCCTTCCTTTCTCTATATTTCTATGCTAACATGCATGCTAAATATCTTGAAGTTATTGACAAGTTTGAGCAACCTAAGGAAATTAACATATGAATACCAAACTAAATTTGATCTTTCAAGCATCTCAACTTTTCCAGTGTCATTATATTTTCCTATATGTGTGCTTTGTGGGTTATTAAAGAGACAAATGTGTGCTTCTGCAGGGGTTGGAGTTGGATTTATATCTGCTCTCATATCCTTTTTCGGTTTTAGTTtcttatgaaatatttttgtttgacttcATACATAAACGAGTTGTTAGCCTTAATGCAAAGCACCTCTTCAAGTATGCAGGGCTAGATGTTGACAAGTGAGTGACCATAGTTCTATCTCTGAAAGTTTTCTAATGGTCCGCATTTAAATATTGTATTCTGATTTTCTCACTCCTTCTTTCAGTCTGCAGAACTTGGAGTGCTGCCTCTTTGTGCTTTTTCCATATTTCTCGTAAGtaatttctctcttatataaaatgctttgttgttttctttagtTCAAGCTCTTAGAGATTGTACGGTTGTTAACTTTGTTTTCCTTGTGCTAGATACATGCTTGCTGAAGGTCTCAGTCTATCTGGCATCGTATCGATTCTATTTACTGGGATTGTGAGTTGTCATTATATTTCTATGAGTCTTGTGCGATATGATTCTCATCCCAAAGTAAAGCAGTATAATGGAAACTGCTTGTGCTTTTCAGGTCATGAAGCATTACACCTACTCAAACTTGTCTACAAATTCTCAGCGATTTGTGTCTTCATTTTTTCATCTGATATCTTCCCTGGCAGAGACATTTGTGTATGCATTTGATTCGTACACTCTCAAGCATTTTGATGGTTGATTTCTGTCAATGGTCTGACGTTGCGTTTCCAAATGATCAAATCTGCAGGTTCATCTACATGGGTTTTGATATTGCCATGGAAAACCACAGTTGGTCACACGTGGGATTCATCCTTTTCTCCATTGTATCCTTTTTACGCAAGTTATATTGGTTTGAAATTCAATTTGTATAAACTGCTGATGTtccttaacttttattttatctatCCTGACGAATCTTAGCTGTTCATCGTAATTGCAAGGTACgcttttttgtttcatttcagGATCTTTTCAAATAACGTCTGTGTGTATAAGTACATGCATTCATTTCCAAATTGCAGATTTTGTGTTCTATTTCGTGTCTGACAGTGTTACTGTTGGCGTGTATGTCTTACTCAGGGCAGCGAATGTGTTTGGTTGTGGATATTTGGTCAACCTTGTACGACCTGCACATAGGAAAATACCTATGACGCATCAAAAAGCACTTTGGTACAGTGGTAAGACACAGctctttgtttccttatgtACATATTGTTTTTCATTACCTCAAGAAAAAGTAAATAAGACATGTGGGTTTCATAGGACTTCGAGGTGCTATGGCCTTTGCTCTTGCTCTGCAATCTGTTCATGATCTCCCAGAAGGACATGGTCAAACTATCTTTACAGCAACTACAGCAATTGTTGTTCTAACGGTAAGCCATCCttctttaaaaactaaaaatttgcTTAAAACTGAGCTCCCCGACCAGAGGCTTTCTATTGCGTGATAGCTGAGCCAAATTATATTGCATTTTATGTGATCATTGATGCTACTGAAACGGATTTCAGGTGTTGCTTATTGGAGGATCCACTGGTACAATGCTTGAAGCCCTAGAGGTTGTAGGTGATGGCCATGATGCAACCCTTGGTGATGTAAGTCGAgtgaaaatagtatatatatagttatacatAGGCGTAGTGTCCCAAAAACCTCTTATTTATCTCCTCAATGTAAAGTTAATCTTGGTCTCTCAATGCAGAAAACACAACATGGTTAATACCCTGATCTTTTATGTTCTTTTGTCAGGGCTTTGAGGTGGTGAACGATCGGTATATGAATAGGTTCGATGATGAAGATTCACCATCAGGAAGTGGATTCAGGACAAAACTAAGAGAGTTCCACAAGAGGTAAATTACTGATTAACCGCTTTCAAGTTTGTATTAAAacacatgaaacaaaaaaaacaaacattcgTGTTGTTTTGTTATGTGTTTATGCAGCGCTGCGTCATTTACAGAACTAGACAAGAACTACCTAACACCGTTCTTCACAAGTAATAACGGAgactatgatgatgatgatgatgacaatGAGCATCACCATGGTAACAACAATTTAATAATACTCAACCACTATTTCAAGCTTTTGTTATTTCTATACACCCATTAAAACTTGAAACggtttgtcttctttttttttttgtgcagaaGAAACAACTCCTTTTACTAGAAGAGTGGATTTTTATAACCGGGGATAAAATTTTATGAGACAGAGAAACCGAGTTGGTTCACATCGACAGTGAGATATCATAGTGAAGCAGCGGTTGATGTACATAAAAAACAAACTGGATCGTGTCGACAGTAATAGTAGTAGTCAGATTACTCTGAACTGTGTTCCTGTCCTGAACCTTAGTGGATTATTGTTTTGGCTAACTACattcacaaagaaaaaaaccttAATGGCCATGGCTGAGATTGTACTTGTCAATATCCCACGAAGCTTTATTTATTAGTGTTTTGTGTTTTGAACAAAATCAGTCTCATACTCGAATCGAAGATGACGATGATAAATAAGTCTATCCGGTACAAACCGGTTATCACTTAAACCAAAAATCTAATGTGCAAACTAATAAGCTTGTTGTAAAGACAGGTTTGGTTTTAGTtgctgtcggaatttcctctaATAGAGAACGTCACACGTCACGCCAAAAGTGTGGTCCTGGACCACGAAGTAAGTAACCAagatcttctctaatctctacctatctctttctcatctctctctttcaTGGCTGTTACTGGCTTCTCTCTCTGATTTTCTAGAAGTTACACGATGAGTCTCGTGGCTAGTCACTCGCCGCGTTTAACTCTAACCGGCGACGGCGTTTCCTTACGCAATTCGAGAAGAAACGGTGAAAAATCCAAACTTTTCTTGGTAAATCGAAGGAGATCAGCGCGTGCAGCTCTTGTTCAATCAAAGCCTAGAGAAGATGGAGCGGTGGGAAGCTCTTCCCCCTCCTCAAAACCTCCGGTTATCCAATACCGACGAGCTGATCTCGCGGATGATCTTCAAGCGGAGGCACGAGCTTTAAGTCGAGCCGTTGGTGCTTCTGTTTATTCTCCAGAACTAATCGCTAGAAAACATGGCTCTCAGCCTCTCAAGGTTATTATAGCTCTTCCTGAGTTTCAAATCTTTGTAAAGTTTTCAACTTTGAACTTAGAGAGATGATGATTATGCCAAAACCAGGCTTTGCGGAGAAGTCTGGAGATATTGTCAGCTTTGGGTGGCTTCGCGCTCAAGTTAGGGATTGATCAGAGGCAAGGGAAGCTAGAGCTGAACATGAAGAAAAGAGCTGGTGAGCTCAGAAAGATTTTCACTCGTCTGGGGCCCACTTTTGTTAAGTTGGGTCAAGGTTTATCCACCCGACCCGACCTCTGTCCACCTGATTACCTCGAAGAACTTGCTGAGCTTCAGGTTCTTCACCTCTCTTCTtgatttactctctctctctctctatctctctaactttgtctttttctttttgagtgCCTAAGTAGGATGCTTTGCCAACCTTCCCTGACGCAGAAGCCTTTACTTGCATCGAAAGAGAGTTAGACTCATCTCTAGAATCCATCTTCTCCTCTGTATCCCCTAAGCCAATAGCAGCAGCTAGCCTCGGCCAGGTTTACAAAGCTCACCTCAGGTACTCAGGGCAAGTTGTCGCTGTCAAAGTCCAACGCCCCGGGATCGAAGAAGCCATCGGTCTCGACTTCTACCTCATCAGAGGAGTAGGGAAACTCATAAACAAATACGCAGACTTCATCACCACCGACGTCCTCGCCCTCATCGACGAGTTCGCCTGCAGAGTCTACCAGGAGCTCAACTACGTCCAGGAGGCGCAGAACGCTAGGAGGTTCAAGAAGCTCTACGCTGATAAAGCGGATGTTCTTGTCCCTGACATCTTCTGGGACTACACGAGCCGCAAGGTGCTGACGATGGAGTGGGTAGAAGGAACTAAACTGAACGAGCAAGTTGCTATCGAGAGCCAAGGCTTGAAGGTTCTTGATCTGGTTAACACAGGGATACAGTGTAGCTTAAGGCAGCTGTTAGAGTATGGTTTCTTCCACGCTGATCCTCACCCTGGTAACCTCTTGGCGACGCCTGATGGGAAGCTAGCCTTTCTAGACTTTGGGATGATGAGCGAGACGCCGGAGGAAGCTAGGTACGCTATCATAGGCCACGTTGTTCATTTGGTGAACCGAGATTACGAAGCCATGGCGCGTGATTACTACGCTTTGAAGTTCTTGTCGCCTGATGTGGATGTTACTCCCATTGTCCCAGCTCTCAGAGACTTCTTTGACGATGCGCTTACTTATACCGTTAGCGAGCTTAACTTCAAAACGCTGGTTGATGGTTTAGGTGCTGTCTTTTATCAGTATCCGTTTAATGTTCCGCCTTACTACGCGTTGATTCTGAGGTCGCTTACTGTGCTTGAAGGCTTGGCGCTTTACGCAGATCCTAACTTCAAAGTGTTGGCTGCTTCTTACCCTTATTTTGCTAAAAGGCTTCTCACTGATCCGAACCCTTATCTGAGAGATGCTCTTATTGAGCTTCTGTTTAAAGATGGGAAGTTTAGGTGGAATAGGCTTGAGAACCTTCTGCAACAGGGAAGTAAAGATAGGGATTTCTCGGCTAAAGAGGCTTTACAGCCTGTTTTGAAGCTTCTGCTTGATCCAAACGGGGAAGAGGTTAGACTGTTGGTGATTAAAGAAGCTGTAAGAGTCAGTGAAGCGATTGCGCTAGGGACCGTTGTTGATACGTATAATTCAATGCCAGTGTTTTTGAGATCTCTTGTCTTCAATGGAAATGGGAATGGTCCTCTTGCAATGAGTGCTGCGGAGCTTGAAAGCACGCTTGAGCTTCGGGACCAGGtctcgagaatatggagcctTCTTCAGTCTTCAGAAAGCTTTGACCCAGCTATTTTGCAGCCTATAGTACAGGTAATAATATATCATTGACATTGTGCACTAAGATAACAATGTACTTGATTGATATGTGTGTAATAAGGTAACTCTTggattattgttgttgttgttgttaatcAGGTGTTACAACAACCGGAAGCAAGAAGACTTGGAGGACGTGTTGCAGGAGGTGTAGGGCAACGTCTTGCAGCTCGGTTTCTGCAACAACTACTTCGAGCCACGACACCATCTTCATCACCAAATGCATAGATCATATTTTCTTGTCATCAGTGAAAGGGTAAATTgtatattaaccacataattgATTCATGTTATAGTAACATAGtatcattctttctctttgtatttttactagtaaaagaaaaacaaattcaaagagCTTATGACAAGAAACACATTTTCAGAGAAAAAGTAATTAAAGAGCTTGTTACTcatcttgttgttgttgaaggTAGGCTTTTCGACCGGCTTGTAACATTAATTTACAATAATGTTTAGCATTTTACACGATAGTTTAACATTTCATTCAATAATGTAGCATGGTATAAATAACCTCAGCAGAAAAAATTACATTGCCATGTGCAGTTACGTTCAGATTGAATACTTACCACAACATGAGCGGTTGTGCTACTAATCAACGCGCAAATCATTCAAAAGACACTTCTTATCACAACCAGTGTCTTGATTGTCCATATTTTTACTATGGTCCTAGGATAATGTGACATAACACAGCATATACCTTTCATAACTTGTCTTTGAAGTCCAACAATGCCTTGGTTGTCAATATGTTCACTGCATCATCCGGCTCTGTTTCTGGCCCAAGCAAGCCGACTCTATTTGCAAAGCTTGAGATGTTTAAAGCAAATGAAACCTGATTTGCTTTTGATCTCAAACGATGAATCTCTTTTCTGACATGTGTGTATCAACGTAATGTCATACACATAAATCACAATCAGATAGGTCAAGGACCAAAAAGAAACTAAGTGTAGTCTATTTTAGGGCCTGACTGTTGTTGCATCCAACCATATTGAAAACAGCTCACACATGTTACTTCACAGGAACTTGTTTAAATACAGTTCGTGTTCTTTTCAAAATGATGACGTGTAATTGCCCCTTATGACAAAACAAAACGCTCCGGGTCGGGGTTGCTTGGTTTGGTTGGAGCCAACTTGGCACATCTGCCCGTTGTTGCTCAGTGCTCACCGTCAAGAGTCAATTAAGCCACCAATAATTAGCAACACTTGTATGACTTATGCTGCAACTATTCCacgatttttcttttaatttacaTGAAAATTATCATATTATGTTGATTGTCTTAcaccataaaaaatatatatagtatgttGATTGTATAACCATCTGATCCAGTAATTTACCTGAAACGAAACTGTGAACAAGTACAataaacaaacacacacacattaaATACATGTTTGTTTTGATGTGCTTAAGTTGTATGAACCTAGTCTATTTTTGTAATTCCTCACGCCAGAGAGTTACTGTTCTGACGCCTTTCCGATATTgttctttaaaatattaaaatatttatttagaaaatgGATGCTAGGCTTACAAGCAAATATGAGCGTATAACctttaaaaatatgtaacacTTGGCCATAATGGGgattataaaatatcaatatataaatatcagaACATGTTGGTATCTATCTGTATGATTAAACCATGCATTAATAATGGTTTACTGCAAGACGTCTTCGTGAAGGCAACGGCACCTctcaatatataagataattataaattaacattGGGCAACAAAAAACTTGCAAGTTTCATAAGTTGTTACGAAGAGATGAATTACCGTGAGAATCCAATGTTCTTACGTGTTTCATGTATGTTACATGGAATTTATGAATTCAAAGTTAtcataatatcatatttttcgTTATGTTTTATGtatgagaaaaagagagaagaggaTCACTTTTGGCACGAATCTCAGGACGAGACGGTTAAGTCAAACAAGGGACCTTGAATTGTGGATTTGGTGCTGGACCATCACGTGCTTCTCTCCACGGCCTTTCAGGATTCTGCTTCTTCATCCGCACGTGCTGACGCTCTTCTCCTACGTGCCGTTTCCTCtattatcttcttttcttttgtgttcCAATTCTTCTTAATTGTTCATTTTTGTCTAAGGCTCAAAGTCTTCATATGTATTCGTTTGTATATTGACCTTTTTTCTTCAACATGGACGATTTCTTTATCAGGAAATCATATTCACAATTGACTAGATCTTCCATATATAGGgctgtaactttttttttatcatactTATATGTACATGATTCTTTGATGGAAAGTGGGGTCTGACATATAAAAACgtgaataatataaattttatattacaaCTGTGAACCAATATAAGAAACTTGTGTAACAAAAATGCTAAGACTTGGTTAACCAAACTTATTCGCTCAATCATACAGTAAAGCTATCATTTTATCTCACGATTTAAATTAATTTGGTAATTAGGGAACATATTTGAGCTAACGTTTATGTTAGTTGtactaattttataaacaaatactAGTAGCATTAAGACTTGGTTAACTTTGATGAAACTGCACTGAAATTgatgcaataaaaaaataaatgggaGCATAATTCAAGGTACGATACATCATTTGTATTCGCAACATTTGACTGCAAATTGAGGGTATAGAAGCTTcaattcttgttttgttttgtcctTGGGATACAAAAACCAGATTTTCTAATATACTGTAATATTTACTGTGTATTTTATTACTAGTATTCTGTATTTATTAATCGGATTCTACTTGTTTTCAAAGCAAATTAGCCAGTCTTATAAAGAATAGCTGTAGTCGATGGTGATCAAGATTAATCCTCATAAGCATAGCATATTCACGCCACGCACGAAAGAAATAAAGTGTAtttctctaatatatatatatataaacatatattatacatgTACATGTATATACTTGTACATTTGATTAGtacaaaatacaaattaaataaaaaatatatatatttgtacgaGTAGATACAATATTGATTGGAAAATTTTagccaaaaaagaagaagacaagaatTTGATTGGGAAATGAAATCAACTGTTAAAGAAAAAGTAGACTAGACAATGTTAAAGTTAAATAAGATGTGCGAAtggaaaattgatttataacatatAATACCACAAAAAAGTTCGATATGGAATCTGTAAGATTATTTGCTCACAAGAAATTACATTTTCTAGAGatgaaatctatttttagatgtatatatagattgagattcataacatgaaactGTTATAATAATTGCCGATACAATAAAGTAGTTATCATATATTTCTGTGACCAGCATTGGTATATTAAATTGAATACAAATAATGGTGGCACTAATCCATAGAAACCCGagtctctcactctctctcatctctctatctcaaagaataagaaagaaagaaagaaagagatagatagatagaaaCCCTAAACATCGTGCCCTTGAAGCTAAGATATCTTCAGTTTTGTAGAAATTCATTGTGCTTGCGTATTTGCCTTCTCTCTTTCATTGTCTTCTACCTCTTGCCTCTAACAGAAGCAATACTTTCCGGCCTCCAAGGTTCGTTTTCTTTCCCCTTCCATCATATATCTTTCATtgttgtcatcatcatcattttcatatacatatatatacacgcACTCACTAGTACATATATATGTGTAGTTTTCACTTCAAGTATCTCTCTATTTTCACTTCTTTTCTTTGATTACTCAAAAACATGACTAAGTCTATATCATCAGAACTTTCTTGTTCAAGAAGAGAGACTGTTCGGTTTTCAACAAACGTCATGTTTCTTTTGGGATATTCAAGTTACTTTCGTGCATACCTATGTAAGAAAGATTCGGCTTCTGTTAATGGAAAAAGTTGCTTGTTCTTTATGAATATGTGCATGCATGATGGACTAGGGTTTTCTTGTTTCTTAGATCTGAAAAATGCACGCCTTGACAACTTCTTAGACTGGTTGGTGAAACCCATTCTTTCTTCATCTATTTTTGCTTACATTTGATGTATTTTTTGTTACTGCCGCAGGTTATATACAATTGATTAGGGAAAAGGACTAAAGGgaagtatttgatttgcttaaAGAAGAGATCCAGATAATGGAGATAGGCTCGTCGTCCACGGTGGCCGGAGGAGGACAGCTCTCAGTGCCTCCTGGTTTCCGTTTTCATCCAACCGAGGAGGAGCTTCTATATTATTACCTCAAGAAGAAGGTTTCTTATGAACCAATTGATTTAGATGTGATTAGAGAAGTTGATCTCAACAAGCTTGAACCTTGGGAACTTAAAGGTAAAACTTCCAATCCACTTATAATTAAACTCTTTTAGTCCTTAATAACTACAAATATCACCACCTAATCCACACACTTAATGACATATTATTTATCATTTACCAGTACTAATATATAGACTACCACGATTAACATTATAGTTTTCTATCTAACTTAATTGTATTATACGGGGAATTATGCTGTTGCTCTGCACAAAACTACAAGTTAAATCGGGTAATATTGTCTAGGGTTTTGTCTGGGCCTCCATGAAAACATGCATCTACTTATATAAGGACTTATAAGTTTTATCAGTTCTCATCCTGATCAATTATTTTCCAGTTTTTATGGATCCACGAAGCTTTATACGCGTGTACATCAAGAAAGAGACAAAGTATAATGTCTTGTAGTATATGACTAGGAATATTGACGTAATATTATTATGTACTGTGCCCTCAAAATAAGCCAATGGTTTTTCAAATTGCAGACATATAACAAACCCGTTGCCGCAAGCTAAATtaattttggtatttttttcttacattttataaatattaaacttCGTGTGTTTTTTGTAACTATGTAGAGAAATGCAGGATCGGGTCGGGTCCTCAAAATGAGTGGTACTTCTTTAGCCACAAAGACAAGAAGTATCCGACTGGGACTCGAACCAACCGGGCCACTGCAGCCGGGTTCTGGAAGGCTACTGGTAGAGACAAATCCATACATCTAAACAGTTCCAAGAAGATTGGACTTCGTAAGACTCTTGTCTTCTACACTGGTCGTGCtcctcatggccacaaaactgAATGGATCATGCATGAATATCGCCTAGATGATAACGAAAACGAAATACAGGTACGTTAATATATCATATtgcatttttgtagagaaaattAGCACCAAACCATCctattatttctctttttttttttgttaaaacatcttattatttcaaaattagcatACAAGGGAGAAAATAAAATGGCAAAATAACATTaactaaaagttaaaataaaatgtattttaactaaaaacaataaaataacaaaataacattaaccaaatataaaataaatgtctttttaactttttttttcaaaaaaaaaagaagaagttaaaaagacattttattttatatttgccTTTGGATTTAATGATTAGAGTTTGAAGTTTACTATTTAGTGGATGGCTTACGATAATGGTTTAGAGTTTGAAATAATTtagtcatttttttaattagtgcTAATTTagtcataatattattattttttgttatctaAGTCATTTGccattttctataaattaaatacaGAGACCATATGCTACATAATGTGAACTAACTATGTGTAATTTGTAGGAAGATGGATGGGTTGTATGCAGAGTgttcaagaagaagaatcatttCAGAGGATTTCACCAAGAACAAGATCAAGATCATCATCATGATCACCAATACATAAGCACCAACAATGATGATCATCAGCAGCAGCATCACAATGAGTCCAATCCAAACAATCATTCTTCTTTGATCTCACATTCTCTGGATCATCATCAGAATCATCATCACATGGGAAGACAGATCCACATGCCATTACATGAGTTTGCAAACACTTTAAGCCATGGCTCAATGCATCT comes from the Brassica napus cultivar Da-Ae chromosome A7, Da-Ae, whole genome shotgun sequence genome and includes:
- the LOC106353397 gene encoding sodium/hydrogen exchanger 6-like; this translates as MSELQISPAIHDPQGQEKQQQAAGVGILLQIMMLVLSFVLGHVLRRHKFYYLPEASASLLIGLIVGGLANVSNTETSIRTWFNFHDEFFFLFLLPPIIFQSGFSLQPKPFFSNFGAIVTFSVLGTFVASMVTGVLVYLGGVMFLMYKLPFVECLMFGSLISATDPVTVLSIFQELGSDVNLYALVFGESVLNDAMAISLYRTMSLVRSQSAGQNFFMVIVRFLETFVGSMSAGVGVGFISALLFKYAGLDVDNLQNLECCLFVLFPYFSYMLAEGLSLSGIVSILFTGIVMKHYTYSNLSTNSQRFVSSFFHLISSLAETFVFIYMGFDIAMENHSWSHVGFILFSILFIVIARAANVFGCGYLVNLVRPAHRKIPMTHQKALWYSGLRGAMAFALALQSVHDLPEGHGQTIFTATTAIVVLTVLLIGGSTGTMLEALEVVGDGHDATLGDGFEVVNDRYMNRFDDEDSPSGSGFRTKLREFHKSAASFTELDKNYLTPFFTSNNGDYDDDDDDNEHHHEETTPFTRRVDFYNRG
- the LOC106353398 gene encoding protein ACTIVITY OF BC1 COMPLEX KINASE 3, chloroplastic; the protein is MSLVASHSPRLTLTGDGVSLRNSRRNGEKSKLFLVNRRRSARAALVQSKPREDGAVGSSSPSSKPPVIQYRRADLADDLQAEARALSRAVGASVYSPELIARKHGSQPLKALRRSLEILSALGGFALKLGIDQRQGKLELNMKKRAGELRKIFTRLGPTFVKLGQGLSTRPDLCPPDYLEELAELQDALPTFPDAEAFTCIERELDSSLESIFSSVSPKPIAAASLGQVYKAHLRYSGQVVAVKVQRPGIEEAIGLDFYLIRGVGKLINKYADFITTDVLALIDEFACRVYQELNYVQEAQNARRFKKLYADKADVLVPDIFWDYTSRKVLTMEWVEGTKLNEQVAIESQGLKVLDLVNTGIQCSLRQLLEYGFFHADPHPGNLLATPDGKLAFLDFGMMSETPEEARYAIIGHVVHLVNRDYEAMARDYYALKFLSPDVDVTPIVPALRDFFDDALTYTVSELNFKTLVDGLGAVFYQYPFNVPPYYALILRSLTVLEGLALYADPNFKVLAASYPYFAKRLLTDPNPYLRDALIELLFKDGKFRWNRLENLLQQGSKDRDFSAKEALQPVLKLLLDPNGEEVRLLVIKEAVRVSEAIALGTVVDTYNSMPVFLRSLVFNGNGNGPLAMSAAELESTLELRDQVSRIWSLLQSSESFDPAILQPIVQVLQQPEARRLGGRVAGGVGQRLAARFLQQLLRATTPSSSPNA
- the LOC106356904 gene encoding protein SOMBRERO, which translates into the protein MEIGSSSTVAGGGQLSVPPGFRFHPTEEELLYYYLKKKVSYEPIDLDVIREVDLNKLEPWELKEKCRIGSGPQNEWYFFSHKDKKYPTGTRTNRATAAGFWKATGRDKSIHLNSSKKIGLRKTLVFYTGRAPHGHKTEWIMHEYRLDDNENEIQEDGWVVCRVFKKKNHFRGFHQEQDQDHHHDHQYISTNNDDHQQQHHNESNPNNHSSLISHSLDHHQNHHHMGRQIHMPLHEFANTLSHGSMHLPQLFSPDSAQPFVSSINTTDIECSQNLLRLTSNNNYGGDWSFLDKLLTTTNMNHQQQQQVQNHQAKCFGDSSNNDQAVTHDNGGSSSSPNNQRFPFHYLGNNANLLKFPK